In one window of Methanosarcina vacuolata Z-761 DNA:
- a CDS encoding pyruvate kinase alpha/beta domain-containing protein — MRVFERPGPVNTDEIVNLVGEKSNFVKDIVVASITGESAVKIAQNITNKTIICVTCPQGMYWEIDQMEKDVFSDIPELKDIKNNWVQEGLHRVPMSITEKNRVILDQLNVKIVQGTIPFFGPSFSMRLHLRQVTSLDVIAKTLELISPGTLVCLESVLMSTDAGVVPEGELVLACAGTERGLDTAWIMRSCASANMFHPSKGFRFVELLAKPGIALQPDINIEYLR; from the coding sequence ATGCGAGTTTTTGAAAGGCCTGGTCCAGTTAACACAGATGAAATTGTTAACCTTGTTGGAGAAAAATCAAATTTTGTTAAAGATATTGTTGTTGCTTCCATAACTGGAGAGAGCGCTGTAAAAATTGCCCAAAATATTACCAATAAGACCATAATTTGTGTTACCTGTCCTCAGGGTATGTATTGGGAAATAGATCAAATGGAAAAAGATGTTTTTAGTGACATTCCTGAGCTGAAGGATATAAAAAATAATTGGGTACAAGAGGGATTACACCGTGTTCCTATGAGCATTACCGAAAAAAACAGAGTTATACTGGATCAACTTAATGTAAAAATAGTTCAGGGAACAATTCCTTTTTTCGGACCTAGTTTTTCTATGAGATTACATCTTCGCCAGGTCACATCCCTCGATGTTATAGCAAAAACCCTTGAGCTAATTTCCCCGGGGACTTTAGTCTGCTTGGAAAGTGTATTGATGTCAACTGATGCTGGAGTTGTTCCTGAAGGAGAGCTTGTGCTAGCATGTGCAGGTACTGAGAGAGGGCTTGATACCGCCTGGATAATGAGAAGTTGTGCCTCGGCAAACATGTTTCACCCTTCAAAAGGATTCAGGTTTGTTGAGTTACTGGCAAAGCCAGGAATTGCTTTACAACCGGATATAAATATTGAGTATTTGAGATAA
- a CDS encoding PhzF family phenazine biosynthesis protein: MKIYQVDAFTEKTFSGNPAGVCVLNKKLDEKLMQNIAREMNLSDTAFLFKEGEGYNLRWFTPNAEVELCGHATLASAHILWEKGYLKKDLEAKFSTKSGLLTARMNEDWIELNFPALTEEKTESPKDLLEALGTQTIYVGKSEFDYLVEVESEEIVKTMKPDFMKLLKVPTRGVIVTSRSRAYDFVSRFFAPKVGVSEDPVTGSVHCCLGPYWQKKLNKNEFVAYQASERGGILRVKVADDRVLISGKAVTVLEGELLI; the protein is encoded by the coding sequence ATGAAGATTTATCAGGTTGATGCATTTACGGAAAAAACGTTTTCGGGAAATCCAGCAGGCGTATGTGTTCTAAATAAGAAGCTGGACGAGAAATTAATGCAGAACATAGCTCGTGAGATGAATCTGTCAGATACTGCATTTCTTTTTAAAGAAGGTGAGGGGTATAATCTAAGGTGGTTTACCCCAAATGCGGAAGTCGAATTATGCGGGCACGCAACACTGGCAAGTGCTCATATTCTGTGGGAAAAAGGGTATTTAAAGAAAGATCTGGAGGCAAAGTTCAGCACAAAAAGCGGTCTATTAACAGCAAGGATGAATGAGGACTGGATTGAACTGAATTTTCCAGCATTAACTGAAGAAAAAACAGAATCCCCAAAAGATTTATTGGAAGCGCTTGGGACTCAAACAATCTACGTAGGGAAAAGCGAGTTTGATTATCTGGTAGAAGTCGAATCCGAAGAGATAGTCAAAACTATGAAACCAGATTTCATGAAACTTTTGAAAGTCCCCACAAGGGGAGTAATTGTCACAAGCAGATCCAGGGCGTATGACTTTGTGTCAAGATTTTTCGCGCCAAAAGTAGGTGTATCGGAAGATCCAGTTACAGGATCGGTTCACTGCTGTTTGGGACCCTACTGGCAAAAAAAGCTGAATAAAAATGAGTTCGTTGCATATCAGGCGTCTGAACGCGGGGGCATCCTGAGAGTAAAAGTTGCCGATGACAGGGTTTTAATTTCGGGAAAAGCAGTAACAGTGCTGGAAGGAGAATTACTGATTTAA
- a CDS encoding CDC48 family AAA ATPase, producing the protein MEEIQLKVEKAYPIDLGRGIIRLDPTTLLKLQLSPGDIVEIRGKKKTTAKVWRADRQDWDQGLVRIDNFIRQNAGVSIGEKVTIKKVEAPEAKKLVLALPESMTQGGPELQFGEHANEIIKRHILKRPVFRGDIIPIINSMSQPMTESLTTSQVIPLVAVETEPSNTIVLVTEETLIELRKKPVQGYEKATRGVTTYEDIGGLGAEIMRVREMIEMPMKHPELFAHLNIEPPKGVILYGPPGTGKTLIAKAVANESGASFHYIAGPEIVGKFYGESEERLRKIFEEATQDAPSVIFIDEIDSIAPKRENVTGEVERRVVAQLLTLLDGMVERGQVVVIGATNRVDAIDPALRRPGRFDREIHIGVPDTKDRYEILQIHTRGMPIERDEEPEELEKVETEADEAALERERKEKADKYLMSLAERTQGFVGADLLALVQEAAMRCLRENLPDLDLEKEAIPPERLEKIVVTKKNFEDALMEAEPSALREIYVEMPNVSWNDVGGLDEAKQSITEAVEWPIKNPEKFARMGIKAPRGILLYGPPGTGKTLIAKAVAKESNANFISVKGPEIFSKWLGESEKAIRETFRKARQVAPCVIFFDEIDSIASMPGMESTDSHTSERVLNQLLTEMDGLESLRDVVVIAATNRPNLLDPAILRPGRFDRLVYIGSPDRKGRLKIFRIHTKGTPLYENVNLEALADETEGYVGADIESVSREAVMIALRENFDAEYVEMRHFKEALKKVKPTITENIAQFYEKIEAQFKGGQRLTETAGYVGYR; encoded by the coding sequence ATGGAAGAAATACAGTTGAAGGTTGAAAAAGCATATCCTATCGACCTTGGAAGAGGAATTATCCGACTTGACCCTACAACTTTGCTGAAGCTTCAGCTCTCGCCAGGCGACATCGTGGAAATAAGAGGTAAGAAAAAGACCACGGCAAAGGTATGGAGAGCTGACAGGCAGGACTGGGACCAGGGACTCGTAAGAATTGATAACTTCATCCGGCAAAATGCAGGTGTTTCCATAGGAGAGAAGGTAACTATCAAAAAGGTTGAAGCCCCGGAAGCAAAAAAACTTGTTCTGGCACTTCCGGAAAGCATGACACAGGGGGGACCTGAACTTCAGTTCGGGGAACATGCAAATGAAATCATAAAACGGCATATCCTCAAAAGGCCGGTTTTTAGGGGAGATATAATTCCTATAATAAACTCGATGTCTCAGCCAATGACAGAATCCCTTACTACAAGCCAGGTAATCCCTCTGGTTGCTGTTGAGACTGAACCTTCAAACACAATTGTCCTTGTTACGGAAGAAACACTTATCGAACTTCGTAAAAAACCGGTACAGGGGTACGAAAAAGCAACCCGGGGCGTGACTACTTATGAAGATATAGGAGGCCTAGGGGCTGAAATCATGCGTGTCCGGGAAATGATAGAGATGCCCATGAAGCATCCTGAACTTTTCGCCCACCTTAATATTGAGCCTCCGAAAGGAGTCATTCTATATGGTCCGCCCGGAACCGGAAAAACCCTGATTGCGAAAGCCGTAGCCAATGAATCTGGAGCAAGTTTCCATTATATTGCCGGCCCTGAAATTGTAGGGAAATTCTATGGAGAAAGTGAAGAAAGGCTAAGGAAGATCTTCGAGGAAGCAACTCAGGATGCTCCATCAGTCATTTTTATTGACGAAATTGACTCCATTGCACCAAAAAGAGAGAATGTAACAGGGGAAGTTGAAAGGCGTGTGGTCGCCCAGCTCCTGACTCTGCTTGACGGGATGGTAGAGAGAGGTCAGGTCGTGGTTATAGGAGCTACAAACCGTGTGGATGCGATTGACCCGGCACTTAGGAGGCCAGGCCGCTTTGACAGAGAAATCCATATCGGTGTGCCTGATACTAAAGACAGGTATGAAATCCTTCAAATCCATACCAGGGGTATGCCCATAGAAAGGGATGAGGAACCAGAGGAGCTCGAAAAAGTCGAAACCGAAGCTGATGAGGCTGCCCTGGAGAGGGAAAGGAAAGAAAAGGCAGATAAATATCTGATGTCTCTGGCTGAAAGAACCCAGGGGTTTGTAGGCGCAGATCTGCTGGCTCTTGTACAGGAAGCTGCCATGCGGTGCCTCAGGGAAAATCTGCCTGACCTTGATCTTGAAAAGGAAGCAATTCCGCCTGAGAGACTGGAAAAAATCGTTGTAACCAAGAAAAATTTTGAAGATGCCCTGATGGAGGCCGAACCCTCGGCTCTTAGAGAAATTTATGTGGAAATGCCCAACGTTAGCTGGAATGATGTTGGAGGGCTCGATGAAGCAAAGCAGTCCATTACTGAGGCTGTGGAATGGCCCATCAAAAATCCGGAAAAGTTCGCTCGTATGGGCATAAAAGCTCCAAGAGGAATCCTGCTTTACGGCCCGCCAGGAACCGGAAAGACCCTGATAGCAAAGGCTGTTGCCAAAGAGTCAAATGCGAACTTCATAAGCGTCAAAGGGCCTGAGATTTTCTCAAAGTGGCTTGGAGAATCGGAAAAAGCTATAAGGGAGACCTTCAGGAAAGCCCGGCAGGTCGCTCCCTGTGTGATTTTCTTTGATGAAATCGATTCGATTGCTTCTATGCCAGGAATGGAATCCACGGACAGCCACACTTCAGAGAGGGTGCTTAACCAGCTCCTGACCGAGATGGACGGGCTTGAGTCCCTTAGAGATGTGGTAGTGATTGCCGCAACCAACCGCCCTAACCTTCTGGACCCTGCAATCCTGCGTCCAGGACGCTTTGACAGGCTGGTTTACATCGGTTCTCCTGACCGGAAAGGCAGGCTCAAGATATTCAGAATCCATACAAAGGGTACACCCCTTTATGAAAATGTGAACCTTGAAGCCCTTGCCGATGAAACTGAGGGTTACGTAGGCGCCGATATTGAATCAGTTAGCAGGGAAGCCGTAATGATTGCCCTGAGAGAGAACTTCGATGCAGAATATGTAGAAATGAGACACTTCAAAGAAGCTCTGAAGAAGGTAAAACCCACAATTACGGAGAATATTGCTCAGTTCTACGAAAAGATCGAGGCGCAGTTCAAGGGAGGCCAGAGACTCACAGAAACAGCTGGCTATGTCGGTTACAGGTAA
- a CDS encoding ArsR/SmtB family transcription factor produces the protein MDKKSDLELSQEFLMNSSEDIVSILKTISHINRFRILILLLNGPLTFQTLLEKIDLKKSALANHLTELKDSNLVEKTHHGTYEISENGKNYIKSIEKIYKESKVIEKKVWEAKQREQLSKSFLERKQ, from the coding sequence ATGGATAAAAAAAGCGATTTAGAGCTATCTCAAGAGTTTTTAATGAATTCATCAGAGGATATCGTTTCTATTTTAAAAACAATTTCTCATATTAACCGATTCAGGATTCTAATCCTTCTTTTAAACGGGCCTTTGACATTTCAGACGTTGCTTGAAAAGATAGATCTCAAAAAATCGGCGCTAGCCAATCATTTAACTGAATTAAAAGATAGCAATCTTGTGGAAAAAACACACCACGGCACTTATGAAATAAGTGAAAATGGGAAAAATTACATCAAATCAATTGAAAAAATTTATAAAGAGAGTAAAGTTATTGAAAAAAAAGTATGGGAAGCAAAACAAAGAGAACAGCTTTCGAAATCCTTTTTGGAACGTAAACAGTAA
- a CDS encoding class I SAM-dependent methyltransferase, which produces MRANSINHWDIVAETYSEKNNRGRNFNSQIYLAAVNELLGNVKGKRILDAGCGDGFFSLELAQKGALVTAVDSSEAMLDIAKHKHVHDNLQYYNMDLTRKLTFEDKSFDIVVANMLLMDIPEIESLVFEVDRVLKKPGTFIFSITHPCFFLSDWEENENNIKTYKKIGNYLEERVEELNFWGKTLHYHRPLSRYIEAIEKAGMYVSSLREPVPPRELIELCPEKEYHCRIPSFVVIMAKTV; this is translated from the coding sequence ATGAGAGCGAATAGTATAAACCACTGGGATATTGTTGCTGAAACTTATAGTGAGAAAAACAATCGGGGAAGAAATTTTAATTCTCAGATATACCTGGCTGCCGTAAATGAATTATTAGGAAACGTAAAAGGAAAACGCATTCTCGATGCAGGATGTGGTGACGGTTTTTTTTCGTTAGAACTTGCACAAAAAGGAGCGTTAGTTACAGCTGTAGATAGTTCTGAAGCTATGTTAGATATAGCAAAACACAAGCATGTCCATGATAATCTTCAATATTATAATATGGATTTGACCAGGAAGTTAACTTTTGAAGATAAATCGTTTGACATTGTTGTGGCAAATATGTTGCTAATGGATATTCCTGAGATTGAATCACTTGTTTTTGAAGTAGACAGGGTACTAAAAAAACCTGGGACTTTTATTTTCTCAATAACACATCCATGCTTCTTTTTAAGTGACTGGGAGGAAAACGAAAATAACATAAAAACATACAAAAAAATTGGAAATTATTTAGAGGAAAGGGTCGAAGAATTAAATTTCTGGGGCAAAACATTGCATTATCATAGACCGTTATCAAGGTACATAGAAGCAATTGAAAAAGCAGGAATGTACGTGAGTTCACTTAGAGAACCGGTTCCTCCAAGAGAATTAATAGAATTGTGCCCGGAAAAAGAGTATCATTGTAGAATTCCCTCATTTGTAGTAATTATGGCAAAAACGGTTTAA
- a CDS encoding GNAT family N-acetyltransferase gives MEVYGGLQFERFTEEDVDILTPIMKRAFDEDTQRHLNQPTGGPDGYDNGDFLREYALNPASQAYKVSKEGKPIGAVIVWIKENNVNFLGNIFLDPEFQDKGLGLIIWKFIESKYPDTVKWYTDTPGFSRRNHNFYVNKCGFKVVKIKNPRDKYNGTYILEKHMK, from the coding sequence GTGGAAGTATATGGTGGTCTTCAATTTGAAAGGTTTACGGAAGAGGATGTTGATATCCTTACACCCATAATGAAAAGAGCATTTGATGAGGATACTCAAAGGCATTTAAATCAACCAACTGGAGGCCCTGATGGCTATGATAACGGAGATTTTCTACGCGAATATGCTCTGAACCCCGCGTCTCAAGCATATAAGGTTTCTAAAGAAGGCAAACCAATAGGCGCTGTAATAGTCTGGATAAAGGAAAATAATGTAAACTTCTTAGGGAATATTTTTCTTGATCCTGAATTCCAGGATAAAGGATTAGGGTTGATAATTTGGAAATTCATCGAATCGAAATATCCTGATACTGTAAAATGGTACACAGATACGCCAGGTTTTTCCAGAAGAAACCATAATTTTTACGTAAATAAATGTGGATTTAAGGTTGTAAAAATTAAAAATCCCAGAGACAAATATAACGGAACTTATATCCTGGAGAAACATATGAAATAA
- a CDS encoding class I SAM-dependent methyltransferase, translating to MGIDYNELAKKYDLTRKENIDTVNRFLENLSFSEGTNILDFGCGTGNFTCALKRITNANVYGVEPADEMRQKAIDKNTDVIFEKGNHEKIPFRDNFFDFIYMTDVIHHVPEIRIMFKELNRVLKQSGSLCIVTESHKQIESRFWVKYFPTTVEVEKKRYPDIPEIIESAINNGFVFLKKEITDVNHKQAISHNFLILVENKGYSMFHLINDSDYERGLADLRNDYNKQVELEYNHGETFLWFKKPFKD from the coding sequence GTGGGAATTGATTATAATGAACTGGCAAAAAAATACGATTTAACAAGAAAAGAGAACATAGACACAGTAAACCGATTTTTGGAAAATCTGTCTTTTTCTGAAGGAACGAACATACTTGATTTTGGTTGTGGAACTGGCAACTTCACCTGTGCTCTGAAGCGGATAACAAATGCTAATGTGTATGGTGTTGAACCTGCTGACGAGATGAGACAAAAAGCCATTGACAAAAATACGGATGTCATTTTCGAAAAAGGCAACCATGAAAAAATACCATTTAGGGACAACTTTTTCGATTTTATATATATGACTGATGTAATACATCATGTACCGGAAATTAGAATAATGTTTAAAGAGTTGAATAGAGTACTTAAACAGAGCGGCTCTCTCTGTATTGTTACCGAATCCCATAAACAAATAGAATCAAGGTTCTGGGTAAAATACTTCCCAACAACCGTAGAAGTGGAAAAAAAGAGATACCCGGATATTCCTGAAATAATAGAAAGTGCCATTAACAATGGTTTTGTATTTTTGAAGAAAGAGATTACAGATGTAAATCACAAGCAGGCAATCTCTCATAATTTTTTAATATTAGTAGAAAATAAAGGATATTCTATGTTCCATTTAATCAATGACAGTGACTATGAACGCGGCCTTGCCGATTTAAGAAATGACTATAATAAACAGGTTGAACTTGAGTATAACCATGGAGAGACATTTTTGTGGTTTAAAAAGCCATTTAAGGACTGA
- a CDS encoding SAM-dependent methyltransferase: MKIIEELSESLNLEKGMRVLDLGCGKGLTSIFLAKEYDVTVFATELWISATENYERIKSMGLEDKIIPIHAEAHDLPFANEFFDLAICVDAYNYFGVEEDYLTKYLAPLVKKEGQIGVEVPRLKEEFTNGVSVELQPYWFDDMNSLHSCDWWYNLWKNCDSASIHECKELQCF, encoded by the coding sequence ATGAAAATCATTGAGGAATTGTCAGAATCTTTAAACCTTGAAAAAGGAATGCGAGTACTTGATCTTGGCTGCGGAAAAGGACTAACTTCAATCTTCCTGGCAAAAGAGTATGATGTCACAGTTTTCGCAACTGAACTCTGGATCAGTGCAACCGAAAATTATGAAAGAATCAAGTCAATGGGACTGGAAGACAAGATAATTCCAATCCATGCTGAAGCTCACGATTTACCATTTGCGAATGAGTTTTTTGACCTTGCGATATGTGTTGATGCCTATAACTATTTCGGAGTTGAAGAAGACTATTTGACAAAGTATCTTGCTCCGCTTGTAAAAAAAGAAGGACAAATAGGAGTCGAAGTTCCGAGGTTGAAAGAAGAGTTCACAAACGGAGTATCAGTGGAGTTACAGCCGTACTGGTTTGATGATATGAACAGTCTCCATTCTTGCGACTGGTGGTATAACCTCTGGAAAAACTGTGATTCAGCAAGTATCCATGAGTGCAAAGAGTTACAATGTTTTTAA
- a CDS encoding cupin domain-containing protein, producing MQDFPDFMKSKSNHISSKEQNTEDIDGYFYEGSDGSQMAFWTCYSARVSKKHAHEFDEYMVCVSGQYTAILNGEEFVLNPGDELFIPKGTEQWGKCIAGTRTIHAFGGKRIMGAEE from the coding sequence ATGCAAGATTTTCCAGACTTTATGAAAAGTAAAAGTAACCATATCAGCAGTAAAGAGCAAAATACTGAGGACATCGACGGCTATTTTTACGAAGGTTCAGACGGCAGCCAGATGGCATTCTGGACCTGCTATTCGGCCAGGGTTTCTAAGAAACATGCACATGAATTTGATGAGTACATGGTTTGTGTTAGCGGCCAGTATACGGCAATATTGAATGGTGAGGAGTTTGTTCTTAATCCCGGGGATGAGTTATTCATTCCTAAGGGGACAGAACAATGGGGAAAATGTATTGCAGGAACGAGAACTATTCATGCGTTTGGGGGGAAACGGATTATGGGAGCTGAAGAATAA
- a CDS encoding GyrI-like domain-containing protein, with product MATNNFPKPLKIEIIDENPLKLMGCVYYGNPFHSKEEWNVENEIGLLWKRFYNLYEKYDEKLEKNAVSEVTYEAHIQPDDYDETGKFYVYVGLEVKETGEMPLEMFCKIFPSTKYAVFTFKGREMFRGGEFIWKKWLPSSEYEEAYPYLILAYHKNRYFGLDNENSEVEYYIPLKLKND from the coding sequence ATGGCTACCAATAACTTTCCAAAACCCCTGAAAATAGAAATCATTGATGAAAACCCCTTGAAATTAATGGGATGTGTTTATTATGGTAATCCATTTCATTCAAAAGAAGAATGGAACGTAGAAAATGAAATCGGATTGCTCTGGAAGCGTTTTTATAACCTTTATGAAAAATATGATGAAAAGCTTGAGAAAAATGCGGTAAGCGAAGTCACTTATGAGGCACATATTCAACCAGATGACTATGATGAAACTGGAAAATTCTACGTATACGTAGGCCTTGAAGTTAAAGAAACCGGTGAAATGCCCCTAGAGATGTTTTGCAAGATTTTTCCCTCCACTAAATACGCAGTATTTACCTTCAAGGGAAGAGAAATGTTCAGAGGAGGAGAATTCATCTGGAAAAAGTGGCTGCCTAGTTCTGAATACGAAGAAGCTTATCCCTATTTGATATTAGCTTATCATAAAAACCGTTACTTTGGACTGGATAACGAAAACTCAGAAGTTGAGTATTATATTCCACTAAAATTAAAAAATGACTAA
- a CDS encoding PRC-barrel domain-containing protein produces the protein MSKEFAKNLFNKQVMATDGTEIGTLSNVVVEIKGGNIIDMVVAPNVNLDPSRYRKADNFILIPFDSVSAIKDYIIIDKMKAKIN, from the coding sequence ATGTCTAAGGAATTTGCAAAGAACCTCTTTAACAAGCAGGTAATGGCTACCGACGGAACAGAAATAGGAACGTTGAGTAACGTTGTAGTCGAGATTAAAGGGGGAAATATTATTGACATGGTGGTTGCCCCAAATGTCAATTTAGATCCTTCCAGGTACAGGAAAGCAGATAATTTTATCCTCATTCCTTTCGATTCCGTAAGTGCCATTAAAGACTATATAATAATAGATAAGATGAAAGCAAAAATAAACTAA
- a CDS encoding right-handed parallel beta-helix repeat-containing protein, whose protein sequence is MKIFSAIILSIISFTILFMLLSPGIAGAANQNDINQELQQGGIIHLPAGTYVLTDSIILQSNTILEGEPGTVITIPDNAGWPAWKPLISGNGVQNITIQNLEINANSNGNSETPHGAGYYNCIYMIDCDNVQVYNCTFHDGLGDGLRIKRSKNIEFYNNLVYRLGHEGFFGIESQYIECFNNRITTRTNSGLRIWNSANVRFHDNVIDAQLDAGGGDPGIQIEDSNGTVGNVEIYNNVLNRTWGKGVWLVAYDAGVSNTQEILIHHNLFYETGQSYNIPSTGGIVNDGFKGTQIYDNVFDGVKNNAFRNQDGGQGTVIKDNVFTNTIQHAAISQTGTGYAIADLAGANLSVTNNSFYNNENGDVYQTSSSNADFRDPETHQTSSGWTWTGSTWTCKAVKPMELGSIPLTTTIRLRLMAIIYSILYCKFFVVS, encoded by the coding sequence ATGAAAATATTTTCCGCTATTATTCTATCTATCATTTCATTTACCATCCTATTTATGTTACTGTCACCTGGAATAGCTGGAGCAGCAAACCAAAATGATATTAACCAGGAGCTTCAGCAGGGAGGTATAATTCACCTTCCTGCTGGAACTTATGTTTTGACAGACTCAATAATTCTTCAATCTAACACTATTTTAGAAGGTGAACCCGGAACTGTAATCACAATTCCAGACAACGCCGGATGGCCTGCATGGAAACCATTAATCTCAGGAAATGGTGTTCAAAATATCACAATTCAAAATTTAGAAATTAATGCGAACAGTAACGGAAATTCCGAAACTCCGCATGGTGCAGGGTATTATAACTGCATCTATATGATCGATTGTGATAATGTACAGGTTTATAACTGCACTTTTCACGATGGTCTGGGAGATGGCCTGAGAATTAAAAGAAGTAAAAATATTGAATTTTATAATAATCTTGTTTACAGACTCGGACATGAAGGCTTCTTTGGAATTGAGAGCCAGTATATTGAATGCTTCAATAATCGAATAACTACAAGAACAAACAGTGGTCTCAGGATCTGGAACTCTGCAAATGTCAGATTCCATGATAATGTTATAGATGCACAATTGGATGCTGGCGGGGGTGATCCTGGCATCCAGATAGAAGATTCCAACGGCACTGTAGGTAACGTGGAGATCTATAATAATGTCCTTAATAGAACATGGGGAAAAGGTGTCTGGTTAGTTGCCTATGATGCAGGAGTCTCAAACACTCAAGAGATTCTGATCCATCACAATTTATTCTATGAAACAGGACAGAGTTATAATATTCCATCTACAGGAGGCATAGTCAATGATGGGTTCAAGGGCACTCAGATTTATGACAATGTTTTTGATGGGGTGAAAAATAACGCCTTTAGAAATCAAGATGGAGGGCAAGGTACAGTAATAAAAGATAATGTTTTTACAAATACAATTCAACATGCTGCAATTTCTCAGACGGGAACAGGATATGCGATTGCTGATCTTGCAGGAGCAAACCTTTCTGTAACTAACAATTCTTTTTACAATAATGAAAACGGGGATGTGTATCAAACAAGTAGTTCTAATGCCGATTTTAGAGATCCTGAAACTCATCAGACTTCTTCAGGCTGGACCTGGACGGGCTCAACGTGGACATGCAAGGCTGTAAAACCAATGGAATTAGGCTCTATTCCACTTACTACAACCATCAGGTTACGACTAATGGCAATAATATATAGTATATTGTATTGTAAATTCTTCGTTGTATCCTGA
- the tsaA gene encoding tRNA (N6-threonylcarbamoyladenosine(37)-N6)-methyltransferase TrmO, with protein MEIKLKIVEEHQVASISHEGLVEEMGEIIGELAGWIKQKRLKITQPPFAVYYTSPTEVPPEKMQYEIGIPFQGDTNGDERVKIKIMPKHKILSAIHKGPYAEIGSVYAEMMQHIIENGYEMIGAPREAYINTPREVPDNELLTEVVFPIINLETYRGSSGDLNLRGQPEELIKQENPIKISPIGYVRKDGVKTSLKIIDKYIPGLKELNNFSHVIVLWWANMIDNIEYRNVLQVYPPYSLDRLTGIFATRAEYRPNPISITTCRIEDVNEKEGIVHVSNLDACDGTPIIDLKAYFPSFDRVEKPEVPRWLSFLWPEWAYGQ; from the coding sequence ATGGAAATTAAATTAAAAATCGTGGAAGAACATCAGGTAGCTAGCATTTCTCATGAAGGTCTGGTAGAGGAGATGGGAGAAATAATAGGAGAATTAGCAGGATGGATCAAACAAAAAAGACTCAAAATTACTCAACCTCCTTTTGCGGTATATTATACCAGCCCAACAGAAGTGCCGCCAGAAAAAATGCAATACGAGATTGGTATACCCTTTCAGGGAGATACAAACGGCGATGAGAGAGTAAAAATAAAAATTATGCCAAAACACAAAATTTTATCAGCTATCCACAAAGGTCCCTATGCAGAAATAGGTTCAGTGTACGCTGAGATGATGCAGCACATTATTGAAAACGGTTATGAGATGATAGGAGCTCCACGAGAGGCTTACATTAACACTCCGAGGGAAGTGCCTGATAACGAGCTCCTGACAGAGGTTGTATTTCCTATTATAAATTTAGAAACTTATAGAGGTTCAAGCGGTGATTTAAATTTAAGAGGACAACCTGAAGAGCTCATAAAACAAGAAAATCCCATTAAGATTTCGCCAATTGGATATGTAAGGAAAGATGGCGTGAAGACATCCCTGAAAATTATTGACAAATACATTCCCGGCTTAAAAGAATTAAATAATTTCAGTCACGTAATCGTGCTCTGGTGGGCAAATATGATTGACAATATTGAATATCGAAATGTGCTTCAGGTCTATCCTCCATATTCTCTGGATAGGCTGACCGGAATATTTGCAACTCGTGCAGAATACCGTCCAAACCCCATATCAATAACAACCTGCAGAATAGAAGATGTTAACGAAAAAGAAGGGATAGTACATGTATCCAATCTTGATGCTTGTGATGGAACTCCTATTATAGATTTAAAAGCTTATTTCCCCTCATTTGACAGAGTAGAAAAACCAGAAGTCCCCAGATGGCTTTCTTTTCTCTGGCCAGAGTGGGCATATGGCCAATAA